The Paenibacillus sophorae genome has a segment encoding these proteins:
- a CDS encoding MarR family winged helix-turn-helix transcriptional regulator, with product MEFAESNGLMSGWLALTHIQTNTAGRLEQALQERHQMSLKEFYLLLFLSEAPGKKLRLQQLESMVGLSQSAMSRLVSRFEAKGCGALKRHICEEDRRSVYTSLTPIGQEKVDRAYSTVQSVLLDALPGRELESLLNQLLEAKGSSADS from the coding sequence ATGGAATTTGCGGAATCGAACGGACTTATGTCCGGTTGGCTGGCGCTTACTCATATTCAGACGAATACGGCGGGCAGGCTGGAACAAGCGCTGCAAGAAAGACATCAGATGTCCCTGAAGGAATTTTATTTGCTGTTGTTTTTGTCCGAAGCACCCGGGAAAAAGCTGCGTCTGCAGCAGCTCGAATCCATGGTTGGCCTGAGCCAGAGCGCGATGTCGCGGTTAGTCAGCCGGTTCGAGGCCAAGGGCTGCGGGGCGCTGAAAAGACATATTTGCGAGGAGGACCGCAGAAGCGTCTACACATCCTTGACTCCGATTGGCCAGGAGAAGGTGGACCGGGCGTACAGCACCGTTCAATCCGTCCTTTTGGATGCTCTGCCGGGGCGGGAACTTGAGAGTCTGCTGAATCAGCTTCTTGAGGCCAAAGGAAGCTCGGCGGATTCCTAG
- a CDS encoding YidH family protein yields the protein MNDLMPQENESESKYTQQHLANERTYLAWIRTAVALVGLGFLAAGIVFGDNRYSGVGHMVAAIAGISSVLLGGGVVAAATRDYLRKREGINKEQFRSASFLIRMVFISLTVIEMLLIVLVVLMLYRSPF from the coding sequence ATGAATGATTTGATGCCGCAGGAGAATGAATCGGAATCGAAATACACACAGCAGCATCTGGCGAATGAGCGGACGTATCTGGCCTGGATTCGGACCGCAGTCGCCCTGGTGGGTCTTGGCTTTCTGGCGGCCGGCATCGTGTTTGGAGATAACCGTTACAGCGGAGTCGGGCACATGGTCGCGGCCATCGCGGGCATTTCCTCAGTGCTGCTCGGCGGAGGCGTGGTAGCGGCGGCTACCCGCGATTATTTGCGAAAAAGAGAAGGAATCAACAAGGAGCAGTTTCGTTCGGCTTCTTTTCTCATCCGGATGGTATTCATTTCCCTGACCGTCATTGAGATGCTGCTGATCGTACTGGTCGTGTTAATGCTCTACAGAAGTCCATTTTAA